The Winogradskyella schleiferi genome contains the following window.
AGATGGAAACGGTTTTAAAACTGGTGGAAGCGATGATAAGACTTTAAAGCATAATGCTATTTATAAGAATTGTATTGCAGCAGGAAATGTGTATGATGGTTTTGATCATAATAGTAATAGAGGAGATATTGAAATTTATAATTGTGCTGCTTATGATAATGGTAGAAACATTAGCTTTAGTTCTAACAATATTGCCAATTTTCTCTTGATTAAAAATACAATTTCTTTCAGTGGAAACAATAATGATAGTTATTCCGCTACGACAGCTGATATAACCAACAACGGATGGCAAAATGGCTTAGTGACTAATTCATCAGATTTTATTACCGTAGATATAGAATTATTGGCTTCACCGAGAAATGAAGATGGAAGCCTTCCGGATATAGATTTTCTTCACTTGGTAGCAGGTAGTGATTTAATTGATGCTGGTTCTGATGTTGGTTTGCCTTTTAATGGTTCAGCTCCAGATTTAGGTGCTTTTGAATTTGAATAAAAATAGATTCGAGAATACTGGTAAAGTGTATTAGTCTAGTAGTGCATTTGCATAGACTTCAATATTAGAATAATGCTCATTTATATGATTTAGATGAGCATCTTTTTTGTTAAGGTTTAATTTCAATTTACGCTCCCATTTATTGGGTATGCCATCATTATCGGTGTCTTTTAAACCTTGTTTTGGCTTTATAACTGGCCAACCATTGACATCTTCTTGAGAGTCTATAATTCCATTTTTATAATCTGCGTTTCCTTTTTTAGTATTTCTTATAACTCGTTTATCAACGGAATCCCTATTAATATTAACTCCCGCACTTTTTAAGACTTCAATAAACGCATCTTCAGCATTTGTAGTTTGAATATTATTTGAAATATCCAAAGACTTATCTAATTTCGCTAGTTCTGGATTATCGCATTGTACGCCACCATTCCAATTATCTAAAGTGATATTAGTATGATTAAAAACAATATTTCCATCCACATAAAATTTGCCATAAGGTTCTGAAGGACTAACAATTCTATCAAGTTTAGAGGAGGTTGTAGCAGGTCCAGATTTGAAGTAATTATTAACCATATTGTAACTACCATTTTCACCTCCATAGATACTGTTTTCACCCCAATTATAAATGACATTGTTTCTAAAATCCACAAATTCATTTTCAGAATTTTCTGTGGTTTTAGAGCCACTAAATCTTGGATTTCTACTATTGTTGCTCACTATTAAATTATGATGAAAAGAAGCTTTTACGCCTCCCCAAATACCGCCATAACCATGTGCGCCTTTTTCATGAATAGACTTGTTTAGAGCTTCAGAAATAATACACCATTGTAAGGTAAAGTTTTTATTATTGTAGAATGAGGCATTTTCATCGGTTCCCCAACTTATAGAACAATGATCTATAATTACGTTATTGGTGTCTCTACATCCAAGCGCATCGCCTTCAATGCCGTTGATATCTCCCATTCTAAAACGTATATATCTTAATATAACATTATCAGATTTAATGGTTACAGGAAATCCTTTAATCGTGATTCCTCCACAAGGCGCTGTTTGTCCTAGAATGCTTAAATCGCCTCTGTTAATATCTAAATTCGACTTTAATTCAATGGTTCCAGAGATATCAAATATAATGATTCTAGCTCCTTTTTTTAAAATGCCTTTTCTCAAACTTCCTTCTCCACTATCATTTAGGTTCGTAACTATATAAACAAAACCACCTCTACCTCCAGTAGTATAGCGGCCAAAACCTTCAGCCGAAGGAAAAGCCAAGTGCTGGCCATATATTATGCTAGAAAATAATAGTAAAGTTATTAAGCCTAAGTGTCGTTTTTCAATCATTGCTTGTGTTATGAAATAATAAATTATACAAAAAAAGGAGAAATATTTTTTCGAACATAACTCCTTTTCTTGACTAACTCAATTAATATATTATTGTTATCTCCAACGTGGATCTCCAACTTGGTTGTCAATCAACGATTGGGTAGATAACGTAAAATCTCCATTTAATGCATCAGTATATCCTGGATCTAAGGTGGTATATGACGTCGAGTTATCATATCTTGGAACTGATGGGTCATACATTGTTGGTGCATTAAAATAATTGTTATTACTAAAATCAATAAACTCGTCGGTTCTGCTTTGATCAGAATAACCTTCCGACTCTGTATCCGTTATTAATGTATTATTCACAGTTATATCGTTATCTTGAAATCTAACATAAAGTATTCTTCTACTTGAATTGTTTGAACAAGCGTAAAGTGTACAGCTATCTATCAATATATTACAAACCAAACCTGTTTGCGTAGAGGTACCTGAATCATCTATTCTAAAGAAATCCCTACTAGGTGCGCAGTTGTTGAATGTGCTTGTGGAAAATGTAACATTGAGAACATCAGAACTTCTAAAGTCAAAGAAATCACCACCACTTGTAAGAATATTAGTCACAACACAATTTTCAACGGTTATAGATTGAACAATAGCATCAATTTCATTTCCAGCAATAAAAGATCTATTATAATCGTGGATGTTACAACCACTTACCAATAAAGAGTTGTAGTTTCCTGCTGCAGAATATCTTACAGTATCAGTTAAATCTGTATCAGCATCACCTGTTAAGTCTAGGTCAATTAAACTTACGTCGGTTGCACCAGTGATAACAGAGAAACTAACTTTTAAAAGCGGTTTGTCAAAGCTCAATAAACCTCTAATCGTTAAAGGTTTGTCAATGACTATAGTACCAATTTGAGCCGTATAATCACCCTGTTCCAATACTAAAACATCACCTGGAAGAGCATCTGCAACCATTTGAAATATATCGTCTGTTGGTGTCACTAAAATGCCTGTTCCTATGTCAATTCCAGTGGTAAAGTTTAAGACACCTCTAATTGTGGCATTGTTACGTATTTGAACTGTATAATCTGTTTCACCCGTAAGACCAGGTACCGTCGCTTCGCCATTTGCAATTTCTTGAGCAGACAGCGTATAGGAAATATCGCCTGGTACTAGAAATAATTCTGTTACGGTACTGTTTGGTAACCATCTGAATGTTGCTTCAGTCGCTAAGATATCTCCTGGCTCTATAGGATAGAAAATTTGCTCCGTTAATGTTTCTGCCGTAGTAGTTGCATATGTAGAAGGATCTAAGCCTCTAGAACTAAGTGCTTGTACTCTAATGTAGTAAAACGTTTCTTGTGACATTTCTATTAGCACAGGTACATCGCTTGACGCTACATTCTCAGATTGAGCTATTGAAGAAAATGATGAATCCTCACTTAATTCAACTAAGTAGTTATCCACATCTGGGTTGGAGTCCCATTGTAGTTCTACAAAAACTTGGTTTCTTACAAAAGCCTGCAATCCAACAGGTGCGAATTCACGGCTTATGCTAATCTCTTCAATGACTTGATCAGGGCTTTCACATCCGGAAAATGATAATAGTAAAGTCAGGACTACTATCATGGATTTTAATATATGTTTTGCTTTCATCATGTTTTAATAATTTCTTGGTTATAATTTCTAATAGCCGTAATCATTTTCTAATCGACCATTGCTAGCATCTATAAAAACTTGCCAAATTGGCCAGAATTGTCTTTCATCTGGATCTACACCTAATTTATATATAGAGTTGATCATATCATCTTCTAACATTGTCCAATCTTTTTCAGAATATTCAGGTCCTGGATTGGTGGTTTCATTTCTATTTAAACCATAAACATCTAGGGTTTCACCATCTTCTTCGTATTTGAAATATAAAGTCGTTGGCACGTCTGAATATTCACCGATTCTATTTTTTAGGTTAAACATTTTTACTTTTGCTTCATCTAGATTAGTGCCAAGTAGATTCCATCGGATAAGGTTCATCTTACGTTCCATTTCACCAGTAAATTCAAGCTTATGTTCTCTAACAATAGCCTCGAACATATCTTGAGAGTTTGTTAAGGCATTAACATACATATCCACTTTTTCAGGATGTTGATTAGAAGGGAATGCTCTTCTTCTAATTTCTTTTAGATATGGCGCAGCCGCACCTGCTCCCTGCAATTCATTCGCCGCCTCGGCAGCAATGAATAGTACTTCTGCAAAGCGCATGTAGATTTTGTTTAAGCCATCATCATTGGTTGAGGTTACATAACGATCCATCCACTCATAACGATACTTTCCAAAGTACCAAGTTTCCAATCCTACAAGCTCTTGTTGTGCAAAACCGTCATCAGGATTTCCCCATTGATAAGGTACACAGGTGACATCCCTACGCGTATCAGTTTCGTCATAGTCATAGAATACTGTTGGTAAAGGTCCGGCTATTCCACCTCTGGCTTGTCCTGTGTGTTGATCTACTCCTCTATGTCTAACTGCAAACGAGAATGCTACTCGACCACGACCTGCTGCAAAAGGTATCTCCCATAAGGATTCACCTCCGGCATTTATGGACTCTTCATTATAATTTCTCCAAAAGGTTTCAAATGAAGGCTCTAAATAGGCCTGACCACTATTAATAACCTCTATAGCTTCGTTAAGCGCAAGGCTGTACATATTTTGTACCGATAGCTCTGGATCATTACTACGTCTTACACCTCCATCAGGATATTGTTGGAAACCGGAAGCAACCATTGCTAAACGTGCTCTAAAAGCTTTTACAAAAGCTTTATTGGCTCTTTCTACAGTATTCGTTCTAGAGTTTTCATTTGGCCACCCGACTAGAGTCTCGGCTTCTCCTAAATCAGCAATGATTTGCTTATATATAATATCTCTATTTGTTTTCGGCAAATAAAGTGTTTCACCACTTATTGGTTCAAAACGCGCAGGAACATCTCCCCAAGTTTTCATCAAGTCGGCATAATAAATTGCTCTATATGTTAAAGCTTCTCCCAGTAACTGACCCAATGCTGTTCCAGGTTCAGGACTGCCATA
Protein-coding sequences here:
- a CDS encoding pectate lyase family protein; its protein translation is MIEKRHLGLITLLLFSSIIYGQHLAFPSAEGFGRYTTGGRGGFVYIVTNLNDSGEGSLRKGILKKGARIIIFDISGTIELKSNLDINRGDLSILGQTAPCGGITIKGFPVTIKSDNVILRYIRFRMGDINGIEGDALGCRDTNNVIIDHCSISWGTDENASFYNNKNFTLQWCIISEALNKSIHEKGAHGYGGIWGGVKASFHHNLIVSNNSRNPRFSGSKTTENSENEFVDFRNNVIYNWGENSIYGGENGSYNMVNNYFKSGPATTSSKLDRIVSPSEPYGKFYVDGNIVFNHTNITLDNWNGGVQCDNPELAKLDKSLDISNNIQTTNAEDAFIEVLKSAGVNINRDSVDKRVIRNTKKGNADYKNGIIDSQEDVNGWPVIKPKQGLKDTDNDGIPNKWERKLKLNLNKKDAHLNHINEHYSNIEVYANALLD
- a CDS encoding DUF5123 domain-containing protein; translated protein: MMKAKHILKSMIVVLTLLLSFSGCESPDQVIEEISISREFAPVGLQAFVRNQVFVELQWDSNPDVDNYLVELSEDSSFSSIAQSENVASSDVPVLIEMSQETFYYIRVQALSSRGLDPSTYATTTAETLTEQIFYPIEPGDILATEATFRWLPNSTVTELFLVPGDISYTLSAQEIANGEATVPGLTGETDYTVQIRNNATIRGVLNFTTGIDIGTGILVTPTDDIFQMVADALPGDVLVLEQGDYTAQIGTIVIDKPLTIRGLLSFDKPLLKVSFSVITGATDVSLIDLDLTGDADTDLTDTVRYSAAGNYNSLLVSGCNIHDYNRSFIAGNEIDAIVQSITVENCVVTNILTSGGDFFDFRSSDVLNVTFSTSTFNNCAPSRDFFRIDDSGTSTQTGLVCNILIDSCTLYACSNNSSRRILYVRFQDNDITVNNTLITDTESEGYSDQSRTDEFIDFSNNNYFNAPTMYDPSVPRYDNSTSYTTLDPGYTDALNGDFTLSTQSLIDNQVGDPRWR
- a CDS encoding RagB/SusD family nutrient uptake outer membrane protein, whose product is MKKSIFLTLVILTGVMFSCSEFEEDFLEAPAQSSAEPSVIFSTPDLAKGAVDGILEPMGQTNSYRGRYLPFYGFNTDSEWNYSSDDVGSSQGELMTYSATPTNDQMNRDNNVWAMMYLGIERANLCIEGLRTYGSPEPGTALGQLLGEALTYRAIYYADLMKTWGDVPARFEPISGETLYLPKTNRDIIYKQIIADLGEAETLVGWPNENSRTNTVERANKAFVKAFRARLAMVASGFQQYPDGGVRRSNDPELSVQNMYSLALNEAIEVINSGQAYLEPSFETFWRNYNEESINAGGESLWEIPFAAGRGRVAFSFAVRHRGVDQHTGQARGGIAGPLPTVFYDYDETDTRRDVTCVPYQWGNPDDGFAQQELVGLETWYFGKYRYEWMDRYVTSTNDDGLNKIYMRFAEVLFIAAEAANELQGAGAAAPYLKEIRRRAFPSNQHPEKVDMYVNALTNSQDMFEAIVREHKLEFTGEMERKMNLIRWNLLGTNLDEAKVKMFNLKNRIGEYSDVPTTLYFKYEEDGETLDVYGLNRNETTNPGPEYSEKDWTMLEDDMINSIYKLGVDPDERQFWPIWQVFIDASNGRLENDYGY